In Streptomyces sp. NBC_00683, the DNA window CGGCAGCGTGTCCGGCGACCACCGCGTGCCGGACCCCCCGCCCGGCGCCACTCCTGGAGACCTCCCTCATGCTCGACAGACTCGCTCTGCTGGTCATCGGCGAATGCGTCGCCGACATCGTCCGGGAGCCGGGTGCGGCAGACCGTGTCCACGCGGGCGGCAGCCCCGCGAACGTCGCGTACGGTCTGGCCCGGCTGGGCCGGAGCACCACGCTCCTCACCCAGCTCGGTCAGGACGCGAACGGACGGCTCATCCGGGACCATCTGGCGTCGGCAGGGGTCCGTGTGCGCACCGATGGCTGCGGCGCGCCCACACCGTCCGCCGCCGTCACCCTGGACGACGCGGGGCGGGCCACGTACACCTTCGAGATCACCTGGTCATTGGCGCCGGTCACACCGGAGCGTCCGGCGCAGCATGTGCACACCGGGTCGATCGCCGCCGTCGTCGAGCCCGGGGCCGGGACCGTCCTGGCCACCGTCGAAGCACTCCGGGCGACCGCGACCGTCAGCTACGACCCGAATGTGAGGCCGGAGCTGATGGGGGATCACACCGAGGCCGTACGCAGGGTCGAACGCTGTGTCGCCCTCAGCGACGTCGTCAAGGCGAGTGACGAGGACCTGGCATGGCTGTACCCGAGTGAGGCACCGGAGAAGGCCGCCGAGCGGTGGCTGCGCTCCGGCCCGGCCGTCGTCCTCGTCACGCGGGGCGCCGAAGGGGCGTCGGCGTTCCTTCCCGGTGCGACGTCGAGCGTCGCCGCGGTGCCCGTCCCCGTCGTCGACACCGTGGGAGCGGGCGACGCGTTCATGTCCGGCACGCTGCACGCCCTGGCAGCGCACGGACTGCTCGGGGAGGGCGGCCGCGCACGGCTGCGTTCACTGGACACCGGGACGCTGGGCGACGTGCTGCGCCACGGGGCGGCATCGGCCGCCGTGACCGTTGCGCGGGCCGGTGCCCTTCCGCCCGACGCGGAGGAGCTGGCGGCGGGACTGACCCGGGCACCTGTCCCCAAGGCCTGACAACGCCGGTGTCCTCCCGCACGCCCCGGTCGTTTAGTCCTTCATGACCGTGACCCTTACCGACACCGTCCAACCGTCCACGGCCGATCTGCTGACCGGCGTCCTCCTCGGCGCGGACTTCCGCCGGGAGCACGGCTTCTGGCGGCGGCTGATCAGTACAGAACCGTTCCGCCGCCCCGCGGGCGGTACCCCCGAAGAGCGGCTGTCCCTCGCCTACGACCGGCTGCGGATCCTCAACCGGTCCCTCGACAGCGGAGCCCGCCTCGCCGCCGACCCGCGCGCGCTGGCCGCCCTGCACGAATGGCTGGGCCCGGTGGACCCCGCGCTCACCACCGTTGCGGGCATCCACTACAGCCTCTTCCTCGGCAGCCTTCTCGACCACGACGCCGGCACGGACCGCGACCTGTCCGACTTCCTGGGGATGCGGCGCATCGGCACCTTCCTCTGTACGGAGGTGGCGCACGGCAACGACGCGGCGTCCCTGGAGACCACCGCGACGTACGACCGTGAGCGGGACGGGTTCGTCCTGCACACCCCGAACGCGGGGGCGCAGAAGTTCATGCCCAACACCAGCCCGGCGGGCGGGCCGAAGACCGGCCTCGTCGCCGCACGCCTGCTCGCCGACGGCACGGACCACGGAGTCCACCTCTTCCTGGTACCGCTCACCGACGACGTACAGGCTCTTCCAGGGGTACGGGTCCGGCGCCTGCCGGCCCGGATGGGCAGCCCCGTGGACCACTGCCTGACCTCGTTCGACCGGCTGTTCGTCGGGCGGGGCGCCCTGCTGGGAGAAGGGAGGGTGCTGGGCGGGGACAGCGGGTTCAGCAGCACCCCCGCCGACCGGCGGCGCCGCTTCCTGACATCCATCGGCCGTGTGACCCCGGGGAGGATCTCCATGAGCGCCTGCGCTGCCGGATCCGCCCGCGCCACGCTCGCGGTCGCCGTCCGCTACGGCGGCCACCGCATGGTCTCCGGCGGCCGGGGCGCCGGGCAGATTCCGGTGAACGCCCACCGGACCCACCACGGGCCGCTCGCCTCGGCCATGGCCACGGTCTTCGCCATGAGTCTGCTGCACCGCCGGGCCCTCGACCGGTGGGAGCGCCGCACCGGTGAGGACGGGGCGGAGGCGGAACGCCTGGTGGCCGTCGCCAAGGGGTGGATCACCTGGCAGGCCCGCGCGGTCATCGTCGAGTGCCGCGAACGCTGCGGTGCGCAGGCGTTGTTGGAGAACAACGGCATGACGGAGCTGGTCACCGGGGTCGAAGGCGCCATCACGGCGGAGGGCGACAACCTCGCCATCCACGCGAAGGCGGCGGCGGACATGTTCTTCGCCGCCGGACCGGCACCCGGTGACCCCTCGCAGGACCCGGCGGACGGGACCGGCAACACCCCGCCCGACAGGACCCCCGGTGAGCTGGCCGACCCCCGGTTCCTCGGCAGGCTTCTCGACGCGGTGGAGGAGATCTGGTTCACCCGGGCCAGGAAACGCGCGCTCGGGGCACCGAACGATGACGCGCTCGCGCGGTGGAACGCGGCCTCCGGCGCCGCACTGCGCGGGGTCGAGGCCCACGCGTACCGACACGCGGCCGAGGGGTACACCGAGGCCCTGGCCACGCTCCCCGAGGGGGACGCCCGGGAGCGGCTGGCCGAGCTGCAGCGGCTGTTCGCCCTCCAATGGGTGGCACGCAACAGCGGGGACCTGCTGGCGGCAGGTCACCTGACCACCCAGCAGGTCGAAGAACTGCCCGAGGCCACCGAGGAACTGATCGCGGCGGTCGCCGCACACGCACCCGAACTGGTCGAGTCCTTCGCGCTGCCGGAAGAGCTGCTCGCCGACTGGCCGATCGCAGGACCGGACTACGCCGACGCGTACGACGACCCGGACGGCTCCTGGAGCCGGGGCCAGGCCGAGCCTTCGCCGCCGGCCGCACGGTGAGCGACCGACGGCCCGTCCGGACACCACTTGGTGCGGCCGGGGCCCGGCGGCGTGTGCGCGAGGCCGCAGAGATCCTCGGCCTGCGGGTCGTACTGCTCGCGTACTGGGGCACGGCATCCGTACTCGCCCGGCGACGCGGACGTCGCAGGTGAGAGGCGGAGAATCGGTTCGGCGCTGGTCCTGACCCCGAGCGCAGGTCCTGGCCGAGGAAGGGGCCGGTGCGGGGGGACACCCCACCCACCGTGCCGGCCGCGGCCCCCGAGGCCTCCGTCCAGCTGCGTGATAGCTTGCAGAAGCCAGTCACACTCCACGTGGAGTCAGGGAATCCGGTGCGAAACCGGAGCTGACGCGCAGCGGTGAGGGGGACGGGCGGGGCCACGGCCACTGGACACCCTCGGGGTCCGGGAAGGCGTCCCGTCCGGATGAACCCGAGTCCGAAAACCTGCTGGCACCCGTTTCCCGTACCGGGAGCGGTGCTTCGTACCGGGCTCCGCGCATGAGCCCCAGGACGCAGAGGGACCCAGTGCCGCCCATAGCCAGTACCGTACGCCGAACCGCCCTGCTCACGGCGGGACTTGTTTTGCTCACCGCCTGCGGTGGCGGTTCGTCCGAGAAGACGTCGCAGGACGGCAGCAGTGCCGCCGGCTACCCCGTGACGCTGAAGAACTGCGGACGCACCGTCACCGTCGGAGCGGCCCCGCACCACGCGGTCTCCCTGGACCAGGGGTCGACGGAGATCCTGCTCTCGCTCGGCCTCGCCGACCGGCTGGCGGGCACCTCCACCTGGACCGACCCGGTGATGAAGGGCCTGGAGAAGGCCAGTGCGAGCGTCCCCCGCATCGCCGAGAACCGGCCTTCCTCGGAGAAGGTCCTCGACAAGGAACCCGACTTCATCAGCGCCTCGTTCGAATCGACGCTCGGCAAGGGCGGTGTCGCGCCCCGCGAGCAGTTCGAGGACCTCGGCGTCCCCACCTACGTCTCGCCGGCCGACTGCACGGCCAAGGACAACAGCACAGGCGGGGACGGTTCGCGTACGAAGCCGCTGACCATGGAGAGCGTCTACACCGAAGTGCACGATCTGGCCGAGGTGTTCGGCGTCCAGGAACGCGGTGACGAACTCGTCGCCCAACTCCGGGCACGCATCAGCAGGGCGACCGCGGGCATCGAGGCGTCGGACGCCACCCTGCTCTACTGGTTCGCCAACGCCGAGTCGCCCTACCTCGCGGGCTGCTGCGGGGCGCCCGGCATCATCACCGAGGAACTCGGCGCGAAGAACGTCTTCGACGACACCCACGAGGAGTGGCCCCAGATCAACTGGGAGACCGTCGCGGACCGCAACCCCGACGTCCTGGTCATCGGTGACCTGACCCGCAAGTCGCAGACCGCCGAGAGCGCCGAGAAGAAGATCCAGTTCCTGGAGTCCAATCCCGCCACGAGGAACATGGACGCAGTCCGGCACAAGCGCTACGTCCTCCTCAGCGGCCAGGCCATGAATCCCTCCATCCGTACCGTCGAAGGCGTGGAGCTCGTGGCCGCAGGGCTGCGCGGCTTCGGGCTCGCGGGGTGACCGACACCCGACAGGCCGCCGGCGTACGCGCACCGGAGGCAACGGTGCCCCGCCCGGCCGGTGTCCGTGTCCTGCGCGACGGCCTTCTGTGGAGCTGCGGGGCGGCACTGCTGCTCCTGTCCGTCGCGGTCGCCGTCACCATCGGGCCCGCCCGGATCTCGGTCCCGGACGTCTGGTCCGCGGTGGCGGCCCATCTCGGCCCCGGGGACTCGCGGCTCACCCCGATCCGGGACGGGATCATCTGGAACCTGCGCATGCCCCGCACCCTGCTCGCCGCGGTGTGCGGGGCAGGACTCGCGGTGTGCGGCACCGTGATGCAGTCACTGCTGCGCAACCCGCTCGCCGACCCGTTCGTGCTCGGTGTCTCCTCGGGGGCGTCCACCGGAGCGGTCGTGGTCGTCATCCTCGGAGCAGGCGGGGGAGCGGTGTCGATCTCGGCCGGTGCCTTCATCGGGGCCCTCTGCTCGTTCGCCCTCGTTCTGCTGCTCAGTCACACACTCGGCGGGACGACCGACCGGGTCGTCCTCTCCGGCGTGGCGGCGATGCAGCTCTTCTCCGCGCTCACCTCCTTCGTCGTGATGACGGCCGCCGACGCCGAGCAGACCCGCGGGGTGCTGTTCTGGCTGCTCGGCTCCCTGAGCGGGGTCGGCTGGACCGATGTGTGGATGTGCGCGGCGGTGCTCGCCGTGGCGCTGCTGATCTGCCTCGGACACGCCCGCACGCTCGACGCCTTCGCCTTCGGCCAGGACGCGGCGGCCACCCTCGGCGTCCATGTCGCCCGCACCCGGATCGTGCTGCTCTGCACCACGGCGCTGCTGACGGCGGCGCTCGTCAGCTCGGCGGGCGCCATCGGCTTCGTCGGCCTCGTCCTGCCGCACGCGGCCCGCGCCCTGACCGGATCGGGGCACCGGCGTCTTCTGCCGGTCACCGCGCTCGCCGGGGCGGTGTTCCTGGTCTGGGTCGACACCCTGGCCCGCACCGTCCTCGACCCGCAGGAGGTACCGGTCGGAGTGGTCACCGCCCTCATCGGCGTGCCCGCCTTCGTGCTGGTCCTGTACCGCACCCGGAGGGCCGCATGACCGCCGCCGCGACCGAGGGCCTGCGGGCCGAGCGCGTGACGCGGGAAGCGGGCGGGCGGATCGTCCTCGACGGAGTGGACATCGCGCCGCCACCAGGTGCCACGGTCGGACTCCTGGGGCCGAACGGATCCGGCAAGTCCACACTGCTCCGCATCATGGCCGGCGTCCTCGGCCCGGGCGCGGGCGCGGTGACCCTCGACGGCCGCACCCTCGCGGAGACCGGCCGCCGCACCGTCGCCCGACGCGTCGCCGTGGTCGACCAGCACGCCACCACCCAGGTCGAGTTGAGTGTCCTGGACGTCGTGCGCCTCGGCCGCATCCCGCACCGCCGTGCCTGGTCGGCGCCCGGCCGCGAGGACGAGGACGCCGTGCGCGAGGCGCTGGAGCGTACAGGCCTGGCCGACCGCACCGAGCAGTCCTGGCACACCCTGTCCGGCGGAGAGCGCCAGCGCGTCCAGATCGCCCGTGCACTCGCGCAGCAGCCCCGTGAACTCCTCCTGGACGAGCCGACGAACCATCTGGACATCCAGCACCAACTGGAGCTGCTGGCCCTCGTCTCCGCGCTGCCCGTCACCGCTGTCGTGGCGCTGCACGACCTCAACCTGGCCGCGATGTTCTGCGACCGCGTCACCGTCCTCAAGGAAGGACGGGTGGTGGCCTGCGGAACGCCCGCGGAGGTGATCACCGGGGAACTCATCGCGGACGTCTACCGGGTAAGGGCTGTGGTGACACCCGAAGGGCCGGACGGCAGGCCGTCGGTGCGCTTCCTGCCGGGGGCCGCCGCGGGCGGCCCGGTTTCCGGGTGACAGACGGCGAAGGGGCGGGCCCGCGTCGTCCGGGTCCGCCCCTCGCTGCTTGTCGCGCGGCCTGTCGCCGCTGAGTGAGGGGGTCAGCGGCGGCGTCCCTGGCCGAACTCGCCGCCCGTGTCCTTGCCGCTGCCCATGTCCTTGCCGTCCGCGTAGTCGATCTTCTCCTTGCGGAGTTCGGCGGAGACTTCCTTCTGTTCGGTGACCTTGTTGGTTTCGAGGCGGACGCGCTCCACCGGGACGGCCTCCTTACGGACGGTGGCGCGTTCGGCGTGCAAGGTGACTTCGACGTCCTCCTCGCCGATGCTCGTCGTCCCGGTCGACTTCTCGCCCGGCCGCATGGGTTCGCGCACCACGCGGACTTCCTCGTGGGACACGGGTACCGTCCGGGTGACGTTCTCGGTCACGACGTACTTGTGGAGGTGCGCCTTTCCGCTCTCGTACTCCTCTGTGCCGACGAGGAGTTGTTCCTCGGAACGGACCATTTCCTCCCGGCCCCCGGCGCCCGCGGCGGACCGTTCGGCCCCGGCTCCGGCGAGCGGGCGCGACGTGGAGGACGTCTCCGTGTCACGGTGCCTGCCCATGCCGGCGCCCGAGGTGGCTGCGCCCGTGGTGCCGACCGCTGTCGGCTTGGCGGTCGTCTTGGGGCTGGCCGTTCCTGCGGCTCCGGCTGTTCCTGCGGCTCCGGCTGTTCCTGCGGCGCCCATGGCTGCAGTTCCGGTGCCGGACGTGGTGCGCGCGTCGCCGCCCGCACCGGCGGTGGTCTTCCTGGTCATGCCGTAGTGCCGGTAGAGCTCTTCCTCCTCGGCCACGGAGAGATGCGCGTCGGCGTCCACCCTGGGGGCGTCCTTGACGCGGTCCTTCGCGTGCGAGACGTGCAGGTCGGAGCCCACGCGGCGGGCCCCGGCGAGCGGTACGAAGCTCTCCTTCATGCCGAACATTCCGGTCTTGACCGTGATCCAGTCGGGCTTGCCGGTGTCGTCGTCGACGTACACCCGTCCTACACTGCCGACCTTTTCGCCGTCACTGTCGTAGACGGTCAGACCGTCGAGTTCTCCGGAATCCGTGAAACCGTCAGCGGCTCCCATGGCCGATTCCTCCTCGCCCGGGCACGCCCTGTGGGTGGGTCCAGCAGGGAAGGCGCGTCCGGCTTCCATCGCGCCTCACCCGGTTGGACGCTGCAACCTCCCGGCCCGGGGAGCGGGCGGCCCGGAGGACCCGGGGTGGGCGGTGGCCCCGCGCAATGCCTGTATCGGCCCCTTCCACCCGTTACGCCATTCGGGTGAGCACCCTCATGGGTGCGCCGGGGATGCGGCCCCGCCCCGCACGTATGATCGACGCGCCGTCGCCGACCGTCGGGCGGCCTGTCCCCGGGGGTGCGCCATCGATTCCGTACGCACCCGCATCCCCGGACAGCGCGGGGAACTGCTGGCCAGGCAGGAGGAAGGCCTTCGCCTCCACCACCTGGTCTGGCGGCTGGGACCCGGCTGGCGGGTGTGCAGCAGCGCTGTCCTGGGCGGCGGCATCGGGCCGCGGGCCTGGATTCTCAATGCGCAGGTACCGGGCGGATACCCGCGGCTGGACCCGGACCGGCACCTCGCCGAGATCGCCGCGGCCGAGGAGCTCGGCGGCCCCGGGGCCGGGCTGATGACGGCCGCGGACGTCACCGCGTACACCGTCGCGGCCGACGGGGGCGTCACGGCCACCGTCACCAGCGGTCTCGGGGTACGGGGATGGGCCGCTGACCCGGCCGGAGGCACCGACGGCCCGCTGCCGCCGGGCACGGTCAACATCGTCGTCACCGTCCCCGTGGCGCTCTCCGACGCCGCCCTGGTCAACGCCGTGGCTACGGCGACCGAGGCCAAGGTCCAAGCCCTCGTGGACGCCGGACTCGACTGCTCGGGCACCCCCACGGACGCCGTGTGCATCGCCGCTCCCGACCCCGGGGCGCAGGCCGGGGAACCCTTCGCCGGCCCGCGCTCACGCTGGGGATCACGACTCGCCCGGGCCGTACACCGCGCCGTACTCGACGGCGCGCTGCGGCAGGCTTGAGTCCCGTCGCGCCGCCGCAGCCGCGCGGGGCGCACCGAGGAAGGGAATCCCCCATGACCACCGCCGCCCCCACGGGCTCAGCCACCGGCAGGCCGACCGTCGCGGTCCTCGGCACCGGGATCATGGGATCCGGGATGGCCCGCAGCATGCTCAGGGCCGGACTCCCCGTCCGGGCCTGGAACCGAACGCGGGCCAAGGCCGCGCCCCTTGCCGCGAACGGCGCCACCGTGACGGACACCGCGGAGGAAGCGGTGCGCGGCGCCGATGTCGTCCTCACCGCGCTGAACGACGGCCCGTCCGTGGCCGCGACCCTCACCGCCGCGGCCCCCGGACTCCGGCCCGGACAGGTCTGGCTGCAGAGTTCCACCGTCGGCCTCGACGCCACCGCCGATCTCGTCCACCGGGCCGCCGGCCTCGGACTCGTCTACCTGGACGCCCCGGTCTCCGGCACCCGGCAGCCCGCCGAGCAGGGCACCCTCACCGTGCTCGTCTCCGGCCCCTCCACCGCCCGCGCAGCGGCGCTGCCGGTCCTGGAAGCGATCGGGCAGCGCACCGTGTGGGTCGGGGAGGACCCGGGAGCGGCCACCCGGCTCAAGCTGGTCGCCAACACCTGGGTGATCAACCTGGTCAACAGCGTGGCCGAATGCCTCAATCTCGCCGAGGGGCTCGGGATCGACCCGCAGTTGTTCCTGGACGCGGTGAAGGGCGGCCCACTGGACACCCCGTATCTGCAGGGCAAGTCCGCCGCGGTGCTGTCCGGCGACCTCACCCCGAGCTTCGCGCTCTCCACGGCGCTCAAGGACACCCGGCTGATCCTCGACGCCGCCGGGGCGTCCGGGGTGACGCTGGATCTGGTCGCCGCCTCCGCCGAGCGGTTCACCCGTGCGGAGGCGGCCGGACACGGCGCCGAGGACATGATCGCCACGTACTACGCGGGCCGCTCCGAATAGCGGCGGCGTCAGGCGACCGTCACCGGGTGCCGCACCACCGCGTCGAAGAGGTAGCCCTGCGTGTTGTGGGCCGCCGTCGCCGGCTGGGTGCGGCCCGACCGGTCCGTCGCCCGGGCGAGCAGCACGGCGGGGCCGGCCTCCTTCGGAACCCAGTCGGCCGTCCAGCGGACCCAGCTGCCGCTCCTGGGCTCGTCGCGCAGCCGGGCGGGCCGCCACCGGGTGCCGCCGTCGGTGCTGACCTCGACGAGACGCACCGGTGCGCCGCCCGACCAGGACCGGCCCGTGAGCAGGTGCCTGCGATGGGCGGCGAAGGTGGCACCGGGCGCCAGCTCGAAGGCGCTCTTGAGTGTCTGCCGGGTCAGCGGATCGCTGCCCTCCGGCGGGTACCCGGGGCCGAACAGCCGGTACAGGCCGGTGTTCCACGGAGTCAGCAGCGGCTCAGCGCTCACCTCGATGTCCCCGACCCACTTGATGTTCGCGATGCCGACCCAGGACGGGACGATCAGCCGGACCGGATGGCCGTGGTCGGGCGGCAGCGGCTCGCCGTTCATCTCGTAGGCGAGGAGGACGTCGTCCAGAGCCTTCGACACCGGCAGAGGCCTGCGCACCCGGCCCAGGTTCGTCCCGTCGCTGATGACCTCCGCGTCCAGTCCACGCGGCAGCACGTCCACCGCGTCCCTCCCGATTCCGGCCAGCCGCAGCACATCGGCGAGCCGGACCCCGCGCCAGCGTGCCGTACCGATCGCGCCGAGAGTCCAGGCGGTGCCGCTGACCTGCTGGTTCTGTTGCGAGGTAAAGAAGCTGCGGCCGTTGCCCGCGCACTCGACGAACGCGGTACGGGTCACCGACGGCAGGGCGCGCAACGCGGCGTACGAGAAGTCCACCGGCCCGCCCGTCAGCCCGCTGCCCCAGACCGTCAGCTTCCAGTCCGCCGCCTCGATGCGGGGCGTCGCGGTGTGGTTGCGGACGAAGAAGCGGTCGACGGGGGTGAGCAGCCCGGTGTCGCGCAGCGCGGCGAAGTTCGTCTCCGCGTTGGTGCCGCGCACCGTGAACAGCTCCGGCGGCAGTGGCTTCACCACCCCCGCCAGGGTTCCCGCCGCGTGGGCCGGCGAGGCGGCGGCCGGAATCAGCGGGACGGCGGCCGACGCCGCCGCGACCAGCTTCAGAAGGTCGCGGCGGTCGATCCCCGCCGATCTGGCGCCGCCGCGGGACCACTGACGCAGTCTCATCCGGTCGTACGCGGCTTCGGACGGCTCTACGGAACTCATGGGCGCTCCAGGGAGAAGGGGAGGGGAGGGAGGGGGTCACGAAGCGGGCAGTAACTCCCTCACGAGGTCGCCCACCTGGCCGGTCTCGATGAGGAAGCCGTCGTGCCCGTAAGGTGATCCGATGGTCCGGAGCCGGTCCGCACCGGGCAGCAGAGCCGCCAGTTCCGCCTGCTGCGAGGGCGGATAGAGCCGGTCCGAGTCGATTCCCGCGACCAGGGCGGGCATGCCCGCACGGCGCAGGGCCTGCGCGACACCGCCGCGGCCCCGGCCCACATCGTGTCCGTTCATCGCCTCGGTGAGCGTCACGTAGCTGCCGGCGTCGAAGCGGCGCACGAGCTTGGCGGCATGGTGGTCGAGGTACGACTCCACCTGGTAGCGCCCGCCCTGCGAGGGAAGCTCACCGGACTGCGCCTCCCGGCCGAACCGCGCCGCCAGCTCCGTCTCGCTGCGATAGGTGACATGGGCGATCCGCCGCGCCTGGCCGAGCCCGCGGTGCGGACCCGAGCCGGGCGGGCCGTCGTGGTACCGGCCGCCCCGCCAGCCCGGGTCCGCACGGATCGCGGAGATCTGCACGCTGCCCCAGGCGATCTGTTCCGCCGACGCCGCGGCCGGGGTGGCGAGTACCAGCAGTGATCCCGTACGGTCCGGCCGGCTCACCGCCCATTCGAGGGCGCGCATGCCCCCCATCGAACCGCCGACGACCGCAGCCCAACGGCCGATGCCGAGGGCGTCGGCGAGCGCGGCCTCGGCCGCCACCTGGTCGCGGACCGTCAGATACGGGAAGTCGGCTCCCCAGCGGGTGCCGTCGGGGCGCCGGGAGGACGGACCGGTGCTGCCCTGACAGCCGCCCAGAACGTTCGGCGCGACGACGAACCAGCGGTCGGTGTCGAACGCCCGGCCCGGCCCGATCAGTGCGTCCCACCAGCCCGCGGTCGGATGCCCCGGCCCGGGAGGGCCCGCCGCGTGACTGTCACCGGTCAGCGCGTGCAGGACCAGCACCGCGTTGGCGCCGTCCGGTGCGAGCCTGCCCCAGGTCTCGTACGCGAGCCGTACGCCCGGCAGCTCGGACCCCGACTCGAGCCCGAGCGGACCGTCCGGCGCCACCCAGGAACGGCGGCCGGACGGATCCCCCTCCCGCCAGCCTCCGGCGGCCGGCGGGAGAGGGAGTGCGGGGGACGTGGCGACCCGGTTCAGGACGCCGCCTTGGCGGCCCGGAAGCCGGCCTCCAGATCGGCCTTGAGGTCGTCCACGTTCTCC includes these proteins:
- a CDS encoding carbohydrate kinase family protein — translated: MLDRLALLVIGECVADIVREPGAADRVHAGGSPANVAYGLARLGRSTTLLTQLGQDANGRLIRDHLASAGVRVRTDGCGAPTPSAAVTLDDAGRATYTFEITWSLAPVTPERPAQHVHTGSIAAVVEPGAGTVLATVEALRATATVSYDPNVRPELMGDHTEAVRRVERCVALSDVVKASDEDLAWLYPSEAPEKAAERWLRSGPAVVLVTRGAEGASAFLPGATSSVAAVPVPVVDTVGAGDAFMSGTLHALAAHGLLGEGGRARLRSLDTGTLGDVLRHGAASAAVTVARAGALPPDAEELAAGLTRAPVPKA
- a CDS encoding acyl-CoA dehydrogenase family protein, whose protein sequence is MTVTLTDTVQPSTADLLTGVLLGADFRREHGFWRRLISTEPFRRPAGGTPEERLSLAYDRLRILNRSLDSGARLAADPRALAALHEWLGPVDPALTTVAGIHYSLFLGSLLDHDAGTDRDLSDFLGMRRIGTFLCTEVAHGNDAASLETTATYDRERDGFVLHTPNAGAQKFMPNTSPAGGPKTGLVAARLLADGTDHGVHLFLVPLTDDVQALPGVRVRRLPARMGSPVDHCLTSFDRLFVGRGALLGEGRVLGGDSGFSSTPADRRRRFLTSIGRVTPGRISMSACAAGSARATLAVAVRYGGHRMVSGGRGAGQIPVNAHRTHHGPLASAMATVFAMSLLHRRALDRWERRTGEDGAEAERLVAVAKGWITWQARAVIVECRERCGAQALLENNGMTELVTGVEGAITAEGDNLAIHAKAAADMFFAAGPAPGDPSQDPADGTGNTPPDRTPGELADPRFLGRLLDAVEEIWFTRARKRALGAPNDDALARWNAASGAALRGVEAHAYRHAAEGYTEALATLPEGDARERLAELQRLFALQWVARNSGDLLAAGHLTTQQVEELPEATEELIAAVAAHAPELVESFALPEELLADWPIAGPDYADAYDDPDGSWSRGQAEPSPPAAR
- a CDS encoding ABC transporter substrate-binding protein is translated as MSPRTQRDPVPPIASTVRRTALLTAGLVLLTACGGGSSEKTSQDGSSAAGYPVTLKNCGRTVTVGAAPHHAVSLDQGSTEILLSLGLADRLAGTSTWTDPVMKGLEKASASVPRIAENRPSSEKVLDKEPDFISASFESTLGKGGVAPREQFEDLGVPTYVSPADCTAKDNSTGGDGSRTKPLTMESVYTEVHDLAEVFGVQERGDELVAQLRARISRATAGIEASDATLLYWFANAESPYLAGCCGAPGIITEELGAKNVFDDTHEEWPQINWETVADRNPDVLVIGDLTRKSQTAESAEKKIQFLESNPATRNMDAVRHKRYVLLSGQAMNPSIRTVEGVELVAAGLRGFGLAG
- a CDS encoding FecCD family ABC transporter permease — translated: MTDTRQAAGVRAPEATVPRPAGVRVLRDGLLWSCGAALLLLSVAVAVTIGPARISVPDVWSAVAAHLGPGDSRLTPIRDGIIWNLRMPRTLLAAVCGAGLAVCGTVMQSLLRNPLADPFVLGVSSGASTGAVVVVILGAGGGAVSISAGAFIGALCSFALVLLLSHTLGGTTDRVVLSGVAAMQLFSALTSFVVMTAADAEQTRGVLFWLLGSLSGVGWTDVWMCAAVLAVALLICLGHARTLDAFAFGQDAAATLGVHVARTRIVLLCTTALLTAALVSSAGAIGFVGLVLPHAARALTGSGHRRLLPVTALAGAVFLVWVDTLARTVLDPQEVPVGVVTALIGVPAFVLVLYRTRRAA
- a CDS encoding ABC transporter ATP-binding protein, which encodes MTAAATEGLRAERVTREAGGRIVLDGVDIAPPPGATVGLLGPNGSGKSTLLRIMAGVLGPGAGAVTLDGRTLAETGRRTVARRVAVVDQHATTQVELSVLDVVRLGRIPHRRAWSAPGREDEDAVREALERTGLADRTEQSWHTLSGGERQRVQIARALAQQPRELLLDEPTNHLDIQHQLELLALVSALPVTAVVALHDLNLAAMFCDRVTVLKEGRVVACGTPAEVITGELIADVYRVRAVVTPEGPDGRPSVRFLPGAAAGGPVSG
- a CDS encoding PRC and DUF2382 domain-containing protein, which codes for MGAADGFTDSGELDGLTVYDSDGEKVGSVGRVYVDDDTGKPDWITVKTGMFGMKESFVPLAGARRVGSDLHVSHAKDRVKDAPRVDADAHLSVAEEEELYRHYGMTRKTTAGAGGDARTTSGTGTAAMGAAGTAGAAGTAGAAGTASPKTTAKPTAVGTTGAATSGAGMGRHRDTETSSTSRPLAGAGAERSAAGAGGREEMVRSEEQLLVGTEEYESGKAHLHKYVVTENVTRTVPVSHEEVRVVREPMRPGEKSTGTTSIGEEDVEVTLHAERATVRKEAVPVERVRLETNKVTEQKEVSAELRKEKIDYADGKDMGSGKDTGGEFGQGRRR
- a CDS encoding adenosylcobinamide amidohydrolase; the protein is MARQEEGLRLHHLVWRLGPGWRVCSSAVLGGGIGPRAWILNAQVPGGYPRLDPDRHLAEIAAAEELGGPGAGLMTAADVTAYTVAADGGVTATVTSGLGVRGWAADPAGGTDGPLPPGTVNIVVTVPVALSDAALVNAVATATEAKVQALVDAGLDCSGTPTDAVCIAAPDPGAQAGEPFAGPRSRWGSRLARAVHRAVLDGALRQA
- a CDS encoding NAD(P)-dependent oxidoreductase → MTTAAPTGSATGRPTVAVLGTGIMGSGMARSMLRAGLPVRAWNRTRAKAAPLAANGATVTDTAEEAVRGADVVLTALNDGPSVAATLTAAAPGLRPGQVWLQSSTVGLDATADLVHRAAGLGLVYLDAPVSGTRQPAEQGTLTVLVSGPSTARAAALPVLEAIGQRTVWVGEDPGAATRLKLVANTWVINLVNSVAECLNLAEGLGIDPQLFLDAVKGGPLDTPYLQGKSAAVLSGDLTPSFALSTALKDTRLILDAAGASGVTLDLVAASAERFTRAEAAGHGAEDMIATYYAGRSE
- a CDS encoding sulfite oxidase, with the protein product MSSVEPSEAAYDRMRLRQWSRGGARSAGIDRRDLLKLVAAASAAVPLIPAAASPAHAAGTLAGVVKPLPPELFTVRGTNAETNFAALRDTGLLTPVDRFFVRNHTATPRIEAADWKLTVWGSGLTGGPVDFSYAALRALPSVTRTAFVECAGNGRSFFTSQQNQQVSGTAWTLGAIGTARWRGVRLADVLRLAGIGRDAVDVLPRGLDAEVISDGTNLGRVRRPLPVSKALDDVLLAYEMNGEPLPPDHGHPVRLIVPSWVGIANIKWVGDIEVSAEPLLTPWNTGLYRLFGPGYPPEGSDPLTRQTLKSAFELAPGATFAAHRRHLLTGRSWSGGAPVRLVEVSTDGGTRWRPARLRDEPRSGSWVRWTADWVPKEAGPAVLLARATDRSGRTQPATAAHNTQGYLFDAVVRHPVTVA